One window of Medicago truncatula cultivar Jemalong A17 chromosome 2, MtrunA17r5.0-ANR, whole genome shotgun sequence genomic DNA carries:
- the LOC11408884 gene encoding protein ALTERED SEED GERMINATION 2 → MENNFRKHCFSDIIMNRELGFSHPTSFTHHFYASQVLVKNLSLYAKLEGHEGCVNAVEFNSTGDILVSGSDDRQVMFWNWESKTKLFDYPSGHEDNIFQTKIMPFTDDSRIVTSAGDGQVRLGLVQEDGRVNTTMLGKHQGSVYKLAVEPGSPHIFYSCGEDGFIHHFDLRSNSATKLFCCSSTKGNKKQPPGKIGLNSIVIDSRIPYYFSVGGSDEYARVYDIRKCHWAASKDSDQPVNTFCPHHLIGSKNVHITGLAYSKSSELLVSYNDDLIYLFEKNSSFDSLPSSAACEDPKNLQETQVYSGHRNAKTVKGVSFFGPNDEYVLSGSDCGHIFIWSKKEAKLVRLMVGDRHVVNQLEAHPHIPFLATCGIEKNVKIWAPLGSDTPPLPSNVKEIIEANRQGREDRLQVTLAPDVIMHVLRLQRRQTLAYTERRHNSADIVSDDEDAEDYFLGLLDGDVSSEEDSLGNSRDCNIS, encoded by the exons atggaaaataatttcCGTAAACATTGTTTTTCAGATATTATTATGAACAGAGAGTTGGGTTTCTCTCATCCCACTTCTTTTACACATCACTTTTATGCTTCTCAG GTCCTTGTAAAGAACTTGAGTTTATATGCAAAATTAGAGGGTCATGAAGGATGTGTAAATGCAGTGGAATTTAACTCGACGGGTGACATTCTTGTCTCAGGTTCTGATGACAGACAAGTTATGTTTTGGAATTGGGAATCCAAAACTAAACTATTTGATTATCCTTCTGGCCACGAAGACAACATTTTCCAGACGAAAATCATGCCTTTTACTGATGACAGTCGAATAGTAACTTCTGCTGGTGATGGCCAG GTAAGGCTTGGTCTAGTCCAGGAAGATGGTAGAGTTAACACTACAATGTTGGGGAAGCACCAAGGTTCCGTGTACAAGCTTGCTGTGGAGCCAGGAAGTCCCCACATATTTTATAGTTGTGGCGAAGATGGATTTATTCATCAT TTTGATTTGCGAAGTAATTCTGCTACAAAACTTTTCTGTTGCTCCTCGACAAAAGGGAACAAAAAACAGCCTCCAGGAAAAATAGGGTTGAACTCCATTGTGATTGACTCTCGAATTCCATATTACTTTTCAGTAGGTGGATCCGACGAATATGCACGCGTTTATGACATAAGAAAATGTCACTGGGCTGCTTCAAAAGATTCAGACCAACCTGTTAACACATTTTGCCCTCATCACCTAATTGGGTCAAAAAATGTCCATATCACAGGATTGGCTTACTCAAAGTCAAGTGAACTCCTTGTCTCTTATAACGACGATCTCATTTATCTGTTTGAGAAGAATTCAAGCTTTGATTCTTTGCCTTCATCTGCTGCATGTGAAGATCCGAAGAATCTTCAAGAGACACAAGTTTACTCGGGACATAGAAATGCAAAGACGGTTAAAGGGGTGAGTTTTTTCGGCCctaatgatgaatatgtgttgagTGGCTCGGATTGTGGCCATATATTCATCTGGAGTAAGAAAGAGGCTAAGCTGGTGAGATTAATGGTAGGTGATCGACATGTTGTAAACCAACTCGAGGCACATCCTCACATACCCTTTTTAGCTACTTGCGGCATAGAAAAAAACGTGAAAATATGGGCCCCTTTAGGGAGTGACACTCCTCCACTTCCTTCAAATGTGAAAGAG ATAATCGAGGCAAACAGACAGGGAAGGGAAGATCGATTACAGGTCACACTTGCTCCTGATGTTATCATGCATGTTCTTCGGCTGCAGAGGCGGCAAACATTGGCGTACACTGAAAGAAGACATAATAGTGCGGATATTGTGAGTGACGACGAAGATGCAGAGGATTATTTTTTAGGATTGTTAGACGGTGATGTCTCTTCTGAAGAGGATTCTTTGGGAAATTCCAGGGATTGCAACATTAGCTAA